One Streptomyces sp. B21-105 genomic region harbors:
- a CDS encoding Wadjet anti-phage system protein JetD domain-containing protein: MTSPTGQLQVPLSPAAAQLSAALQARTDRVTVGRATLIEAFRDALPGAASGENARSTLATLLYEIAEHGIIALPTSPTKWDAGRPALPEQVRIPTAPPAKSSTPRQHVSWRPELNWAYGTRLTASQTEDLLACNRWFRDTHNQPARRAPLPLRERSHEIFRYEKRLDTLITGALFAPGRLTLEQLSTYREPPPLAHRRLGDGDTMLVVENSDTYATLHNLLKAAPGPIGYIAFGSGRAFEASVENIAELPGIHRIVYYGDLDAEGIAIPARASINGVQHGLPPIEPATGLYRLLLGREPNAGDIIASDRAHSLTAWLPEELREAAHVLLTKGQRIAQEATNRNELSLDPDWRW, translated from the coding sequence ATGACCTCCCCCACGGGACAACTCCAAGTGCCGCTCTCCCCCGCAGCAGCACAACTCAGCGCCGCGCTCCAGGCCCGCACCGACCGCGTCACGGTCGGCCGAGCCACCCTCATCGAGGCATTCCGCGACGCTCTACCGGGCGCCGCCAGCGGCGAGAACGCACGCAGCACGCTCGCCACACTCCTGTACGAAATCGCCGAACACGGCATCATCGCCCTGCCCACCTCCCCCACCAAATGGGACGCCGGCCGCCCGGCCCTTCCGGAACAGGTCCGGATCCCCACCGCGCCGCCAGCGAAATCCTCTACCCCACGCCAGCATGTGTCATGGCGGCCAGAGCTCAACTGGGCCTACGGCACTCGGTTGACCGCGTCCCAAACCGAAGACCTCCTCGCCTGCAACCGCTGGTTCCGGGATACCCACAATCAACCAGCCCGCCGCGCTCCCCTCCCCCTACGCGAGCGCTCACACGAGATCTTCCGCTACGAAAAGCGCCTCGACACCCTGATCACCGGAGCACTCTTCGCCCCCGGCAGACTGACCCTCGAACAGCTCTCCACCTACCGCGAACCGCCACCGCTGGCCCACCGCAGGCTCGGCGACGGCGACACCATGCTCGTAGTGGAAAACAGCGACACCTACGCCACCTTGCACAACCTGCTCAAGGCCGCCCCCGGCCCCATCGGATACATCGCCTTCGGCTCCGGAAGAGCCTTCGAAGCATCCGTAGAAAACATCGCTGAGCTCCCTGGCATCCACCGCATCGTCTATTACGGCGACCTCGACGCCGAAGGCATCGCCATCCCAGCCAGAGCCTCAATCAACGGCGTCCAGCACGGACTGCCACCTATCGAACCGGCGACGGGGCTGTACCGCCTGTTGCTGGGCCGCGAACCCAACGCCGGCGACATCATCGCCAGCGACCGGGCCCACAGCCTGACGGCATGGCTCCCCGAGGAACTCCGGGAGGCAGCGCACGTCCTGCTGACCAAAGGGCAACGCATCGCGCAGGAAGCAACCAACCGGAACGAACTCAGTCTCGATCCAGACTGGCGATGGTGA